One part of the Bdellovibrio sp. KM01 genome encodes these proteins:
- a CDS encoding DNA topoisomerase VI subunit B: MSKITKSSTAEYFAKNLQQVGFSSPLKAVLTTLKEAVDNSLDACESSGILPDLLVEISKVGSGSTKNTDLIRIVVEDNGPGIEAEDLAKVYGEYLASSKFGRGQCSRGQQGIGISAATTWAQMTNARGVSVTSKTKKMRKAVSAQVDVDIKSNTGLVKNKETTDWDRDHGTRVEFILDGRIQLNGDGGILTYIEGTILVNPHMTITYKLNEGDFVTVTRVSTEVPKVPEASLPHPHTFKLGEFITHSTLFGKTTLSKFLKTGFSRISDQSISDFVKKGLPKNLLEKPLTALSEEDFKKVFQAVQNTDLMAPSTKSVLTVGEEALSKSITRLGEIDFFAVVTRKPTICDFKPVVVEVALARFKDRNQQNDSPVTLLRFANRVPLQFDKSGCAITWAIESVNWKTYGLAQPKDSLPLGPYIFAISIVSPFIKFKNASKETIDASEELVAEIRLALIQAGQKLSRHIKKEVKEADLERKLAHIEQFGPILVEGLARIINAPESRKKKAEEGLKKLLGRDSEEAIADLEAAESKLLAQKQREKKKGIDHGDEEEIDVISADDIHEEAAQGTKKTTTKKAVGTQKAVATTKKTTGKKA, translated from the coding sequence GTGAGCAAAATTACCAAAAGTAGTACAGCTGAATATTTTGCTAAAAACCTCCAGCAAGTCGGGTTCTCGTCTCCTTTAAAAGCCGTTTTGACGACTTTGAAAGAAGCCGTAGACAACTCGTTGGATGCTTGTGAATCTTCCGGCATTTTACCTGATTTGTTAGTAGAGATTTCTAAAGTTGGATCTGGTTCAACTAAAAATACTGATTTAATTCGCATCGTTGTCGAAGACAACGGTCCCGGAATCGAAGCCGAAGATTTGGCGAAGGTTTACGGGGAATATCTTGCCTCTTCAAAGTTCGGTCGCGGTCAATGTTCACGTGGACAACAAGGTATCGGTATCTCTGCAGCCACAACATGGGCTCAGATGACCAATGCACGTGGTGTGAGCGTTACTTCTAAGACTAAAAAAATGCGTAAAGCCGTGTCTGCTCAGGTGGACGTGGACATCAAATCCAACACGGGCCTTGTGAAAAACAAGGAAACGACGGATTGGGATCGCGATCATGGAACTCGTGTTGAATTCATCCTGGATGGACGTATTCAATTGAACGGTGACGGTGGTATTTTGACTTACATTGAGGGTACTATTTTGGTGAATCCTCATATGACAATCACGTACAAATTGAACGAAGGCGACTTTGTTACTGTCACTCGTGTAAGTACCGAAGTTCCTAAAGTTCCCGAGGCTTCCTTGCCTCATCCGCACACGTTTAAATTGGGTGAATTTATCACTCATTCTACACTATTCGGTAAAACGACTTTGTCTAAGTTCTTGAAGACTGGTTTCTCTCGTATTTCAGATCAATCTATCTCTGATTTCGTGAAAAAAGGTCTTCCAAAAAACCTTCTTGAAAAGCCTTTGACGGCATTGTCTGAAGAAGACTTCAAAAAGGTCTTCCAAGCGGTTCAAAATACAGATTTGATGGCCCCTTCAACGAAGTCAGTTTTGACTGTTGGTGAAGAAGCCCTTTCTAAATCTATCACTCGTTTGGGTGAGATCGACTTCTTTGCTGTTGTGACTCGCAAACCGACTATTTGTGACTTTAAACCAGTGGTTGTCGAAGTAGCGCTAGCGCGTTTCAAAGACCGCAATCAGCAAAACGATTCTCCGGTAACACTTCTTCGTTTCGCCAACCGTGTACCACTTCAGTTCGATAAATCTGGATGTGCGATCACGTGGGCGATCGAATCTGTGAACTGGAAAACGTATGGTTTGGCTCAACCTAAAGACTCTTTGCCACTAGGTCCTTATATTTTCGCGATTTCTATCGTTTCTCCGTTCATCAAGTTTAAGAATGCCTCGAAAGAAACTATCGATGCATCTGAAGAGTTGGTGGCAGAGATTCGCTTGGCACTGATCCAGGCAGGTCAAAAACTTTCTCGTCACATCAAAAAAGAAGTGAAAGAAGCAGACCTTGAAAGAAAATTGGCTCATATCGAACAATTCGGTCCGATCCTTGTAGAAGGTTTGGCGAGAATTATCAATGCACCAGAGTCTCGTAAGAAAAAAGCTGAAGAAGGTTTGAAAAAACTTTTGGGCCGTGATTCTGAAGAGGCAATTGCAGACCTGGAAGCAGCAGAATCCAAGCTTTTGGCACAAAAACAGCGCGAAAAGAAAAAAGGGATTGATCATGGCGATGAAGAGGAAATCGATGTGATTTCAGCTGACGACATCCATGAAGAGGCAGCTCAAGGAACTAAAAAAACTACGACTAAAAAGGCCGTTGGCACTCAAAAAGCCGTAGCTACGACTAAGAAAACGACTGGGAAAAAAGCGTAA
- a CDS encoding DUF2892 domain-containing protein, whose product MRCNVAVWDRVLRFLIGVGLTAYAFAGGPFWTYIGIYGLFTAAWGLCPIYAFFRIRTLKDFYRPVHDQE is encoded by the coding sequence ATGAGATGTAATGTCGCTGTCTGGGATCGAGTCCTTAGGTTTCTAATTGGCGTAGGCTTGACCGCCTACGCTTTCGCCGGTGGTCCTTTCTGGACTTACATCGGTATTTACGGTCTGTTCACTGCGGCTTGGGGCTTGTGTCCTATCTACGCATTCTTTAGAATAAGAACACTGAAAGATTTTTACCGACCCGTTCACGACCAGGAATAG
- the grxD gene encoding Grx4 family monothiol glutaredoxin, whose amino-acid sequence MSPTLQKIDGIVKGNKVVLFMKGTQQFPMCGFSARACAILQDIGVQFHDVNVLEDEEIRSGIKEYGNWPTIPQLYINHQLVGGSDIMMEMYQSGELQDLLK is encoded by the coding sequence ATGTCTCCAACTCTACAAAAAATTGACGGCATCGTTAAGGGTAACAAAGTTGTGCTTTTCATGAAAGGCACTCAACAATTTCCAATGTGCGGTTTTTCTGCACGTGCTTGCGCGATTCTTCAGGATATCGGCGTACAGTTTCACGATGTGAACGTACTTGAAGACGAAGAAATTCGTTCTGGTATCAAAGAGTACGGCAACTGGCCGACTATCCCTCAATTGTACATTAACCACCAACTTGTTGGCGGTTCTGACATTATGATGGAAATGTACCAATCTGGCGAATTGCAGGATCTACTTAAGTAG
- a CDS encoding FAD-binding oxidoreductase encodes MSPALLELDSFLKKDQIKTDEESLKYWGKDWTTYFDIKATAIVFPHTTEDVASLVKWARKNKIALVPSGGRTGLSGAAVATQGEVVVSFDQMNKIMDFSAVDQTVVIQAGVVTETLQEFAHSKNLFYPVDFAATGSSQMGGNISTNAGGIKVVRYGLTRDWVAGLKVVTGTGEILDLNNGLVKNATGYDLRHLFIGAEGTLGFITEATIRLAPAPPPMKVLVMAVSGLEAVMKIFGKFKTQTSLVAFEMFSDKALAKVLANTGLPAPLETSASFYVLAEVEIRSENDEEKALEVFGQCAEDGWVIDGVISQSDTQASTFWRYREDISESLAKYSPYKNDISVAISKVPPFMVDLDKVLAGAYPTWEVVWFGHIGDGNLHINILRPDGMSKEDFVKECRKVDVMVFDAVKKYQGSISAEHGVGLTKKSFLNYTRSNAEIELMKGIKKVFDPDNIMNPGKVI; translated from the coding sequence ATGTCACCAGCTCTCCTCGAACTTGATAGCTTTCTAAAAAAAGACCAAATCAAAACTGACGAGGAAAGTTTAAAATACTGGGGCAAAGACTGGACGACTTATTTCGACATCAAGGCTACAGCCATCGTATTTCCTCACACAACTGAAGATGTGGCATCCCTGGTAAAATGGGCACGCAAAAATAAAATCGCCTTGGTTCCCTCAGGAGGTCGCACAGGTTTATCCGGTGCTGCGGTGGCAACTCAAGGTGAGGTAGTTGTTTCCTTTGATCAAATGAACAAGATCATGGACTTCAGTGCTGTTGATCAGACAGTGGTCATCCAAGCGGGTGTGGTGACGGAAACTCTGCAAGAGTTCGCTCATTCTAAAAATCTTTTCTATCCGGTGGATTTCGCTGCAACAGGTTCTTCGCAAATGGGTGGAAACATTTCTACCAATGCGGGCGGTATCAAAGTTGTTCGTTACGGTTTGACTCGTGACTGGGTGGCGGGTCTTAAAGTTGTGACTGGCACGGGCGAAATCTTGGATCTGAATAATGGCCTGGTGAAAAATGCGACGGGTTATGACCTTCGCCATTTGTTCATCGGTGCTGAAGGAACTCTTGGCTTTATCACCGAGGCGACAATTCGCCTGGCCCCTGCCCCACCACCAATGAAAGTTTTGGTGATGGCAGTCAGCGGCCTTGAAGCGGTAATGAAAATTTTTGGCAAATTTAAAACTCAGACATCACTTGTGGCGTTTGAGATGTTTTCAGACAAAGCATTGGCAAAAGTTCTTGCGAACACAGGCTTGCCAGCTCCGCTTGAGACCTCTGCTTCATTCTATGTCTTGGCAGAAGTGGAAATCCGCTCTGAAAACGACGAAGAAAAGGCGTTGGAAGTTTTCGGCCAATGCGCTGAAGACGGCTGGGTTATTGACGGCGTGATTTCTCAATCCGACACGCAGGCTTCGACGTTCTGGAGATACCGTGAAGATATCTCTGAGTCGTTAGCTAAATATTCTCCTTATAAAAACGATATCTCTGTCGCTATCTCCAAAGTTCCGCCGTTCATGGTGGATTTGGATAAAGTTTTAGCTGGAGCTTACCCTACTTGGGAAGTTGTATGGTTCGGTCATATTGGTGATGGCAATTTGCATATCAATATCTTGCGCCCTGATGGCATGAGCAAAGAAGACTTCGTCAAAGAATGTCGCAAGGTCGACGTGATGGTTTTTGATGCGGTTAAAAAGTATCAGGGCTCGATCAGTGCCGAGCACGGTGTAGGTCTGACTAAGAAGTCATTCTTAAACTATACACGCTCTAATGCCGAGATTGAATTGATGAAAGGGATCAAAAAAGTATTTGATCCTGATAACATCATGAATCCCGGCAAAGTAATCTAG
- a CDS encoding cyclic nucleotide-binding domain-containing protein: MSVKSFKKGEVIFKDGDKITSVYLIQSGGASQCLIRGKKNVEFFQLGPSHFLGDQVILGAQTHPTAAIATAETKVLEIPVDTLKQLYEGAPQMLKVIIKSLAERLRMGVNEVRSSKLEKDSSPCPEDQVAKAFGAVFHTANHKGDKNVLPGRVVVEWMMMKQYAQRVFAESPKRVEQVINILVKQKLALYEMGKPADNPEGADEIQKVHFLDLGLVEAFFEFFQYYYFKGAGKSELLRVDEVCLNLLDGLLKVTGDSPEVDRFGVTSVEFAKFSEYCTNELGFALNNDHFTRLEGKGIFMKRRTVGAGVLLQFEIKEFRSMLQSWKMLREIDKWNERGYVDLNEKEEKPKKKSNGPECPQCKSEVVAGAKFCGECGHKLVSAA; this comes from the coding sequence ATGTCCGTAAAAAGCTTTAAAAAAGGCGAAGTCATCTTTAAGGATGGCGACAAAATCACATCGGTTTACCTGATCCAATCAGGCGGTGCTTCGCAATGCTTGATCCGTGGGAAAAAGAACGTGGAGTTCTTCCAACTGGGTCCTTCTCATTTCCTTGGCGACCAGGTCATTTTGGGTGCGCAAACTCATCCAACCGCAGCCATTGCTACTGCTGAAACGAAAGTTTTAGAAATCCCGGTTGATACTTTAAAGCAACTTTATGAAGGTGCTCCGCAAATGTTGAAAGTGATCATCAAATCACTGGCAGAGCGTTTGCGCATGGGCGTGAATGAAGTGCGTTCTTCAAAGCTTGAAAAAGACTCTTCGCCGTGTCCTGAAGACCAAGTGGCAAAAGCCTTCGGTGCGGTTTTCCATACAGCAAATCATAAAGGCGACAAAAACGTTCTTCCTGGCCGTGTGGTTGTGGAATGGATGATGATGAAGCAATACGCTCAACGCGTATTTGCCGAGAGTCCAAAACGTGTCGAGCAAGTGATCAACATTTTGGTAAAGCAAAAACTGGCTTTGTATGAAATGGGCAAACCTGCTGACAATCCAGAGGGTGCAGACGAAATCCAAAAAGTTCACTTTTTGGATTTGGGGCTGGTTGAAGCTTTCTTTGAATTCTTCCAATATTACTATTTCAAAGGTGCGGGTAAGTCTGAACTTCTTCGTGTAGACGAAGTGTGTTTGAACTTGCTGGATGGTCTTTTGAAAGTGACTGGTGATTCCCCTGAAGTCGACCGTTTTGGTGTGACCAGTGTGGAATTCGCTAAATTTTCTGAATACTGTACTAACGAATTGGGCTTTGCTTTGAATAACGATCACTTCACTCGCCTGGAAGGCAAAGGGATCTTTATGAAGCGCCGTACGGTGGGCGCAGGCGTTCTTTTGCAATTCGAAATCAAAGAATTCCGTTCCATGTTGCAAAGCTGGAAAATGCTTCGCGAGATCGATAAATGGAACGAGCGTGGTTACGTTGATCTGAATGAAAAAGAAGAGAAACCTAAAAAGAAATCTAATGGCCCCGAGTGCCCTCAGTGTAAATCTGAAGTGGTAGCCGGAGCTAAATTCTGTGGAGAGTGCGGCCATAAACTGGTCAGCGCGGCATAA
- a CDS encoding HNH endonuclease, whose product MEYFFSAAPEVHQKKEKAKARELRQSQWWRQELGKGLCYHCGEKFKAAELTMDHLIPIARGGKSTKNNCVPSCKDCNSKKGYKTRAEMAMEELKASSQSADVSTEEVVAGTTEASESED is encoded by the coding sequence ATGGAATACTTCTTTAGCGCGGCCCCCGAGGTCCACCAAAAAAAGGAAAAAGCGAAAGCTCGCGAGCTTCGTCAAAGCCAATGGTGGCGTCAGGAATTGGGCAAAGGCCTTTGCTATCACTGCGGAGAGAAATTCAAGGCTGCAGAGCTGACGATGGATCACTTGATTCCTATCGCTCGCGGGGGGAAATCCACTAAGAATAACTGTGTTCCTTCCTGTAAGGACTGCAACAGTAAAAAGGGTTATAAAACCCGCGCTGAAATGGCTATGGAAGAGTTGAAAGCGTCTTCTCAGTCAGCCGATGTTTCTACAGAGGAAGTCGTCGCAGGGACGACTGAAGCCTCTGAATCAGAAGACTAA
- a CDS encoding substrate-binding domain-containing protein: MKFHSTISFLLLSLASLTAVAKDLDVHVFYWSTRIEAQVSMRRGLEEEIKKYNQTAARSINLIPHVAGEGRLGVSNQIHQLESAIEANPDALIVQPTDISTVSRAVQDAGLKKIPVFTFDQFILNAKVQSYVSSDNYQAGWNNGIYIESLFPRGQEIKIVLFEYTRVSAGINRIDGFFDALRSRNRKFVVLKRYESVDPVSASDAVTSMLKEFPKKRSIDLVFTVNDGAGNTVVEKLWNKGRKEILHATIDGDPVAVGNIKDHRLTVIDSAQFCGEMGREIARQVIAYFSAKPVVPKLLIPTFPVTRETLAQFKGWLSVPLAPPKSFSDPRSIEPMASLAKDMGNVTIRIGMAAHCPYLCDKGGDQWTGYVYDILKDLAAKNKFQLKIVNLRNKDLTTALKDKKVDFAVLPSYLVRYQPGFEIALTKLGVSYTGALFTPGVKLRLVDKNSLENMRVAFATLGQESDFSLDPEEYKKSIKLEGVEVADKVIKVIGERRVDVALGDYNVIRYTLLRRQLLNLELQATSLTGFNTLSLVSNAGDTAHADLPIRLQKWFADARSSDKLHKILIRYNLNDWSEFEY, encoded by the coding sequence GTGAAATTTCATAGCACGATCTCCTTCTTGTTATTGTCCTTAGCGAGTCTTACGGCTGTTGCCAAGGATTTAGACGTCCATGTTTTTTATTGGAGTACGCGTATTGAAGCTCAAGTTTCGATGCGCCGTGGCCTCGAGGAAGAAATTAAAAAGTACAATCAAACTGCCGCCCGAAGCATCAACCTGATCCCGCACGTGGCGGGCGAAGGGCGTTTGGGAGTTTCCAATCAAATTCATCAATTGGAAAGTGCCATTGAAGCCAATCCGGATGCATTGATCGTTCAGCCCACAGATATATCCACCGTCAGTCGCGCAGTTCAAGATGCGGGACTCAAGAAAATACCGGTCTTCACTTTCGATCAGTTTATTTTAAACGCAAAAGTTCAATCCTATGTATCAAGCGATAATTATCAAGCGGGATGGAACAACGGAATTTATATCGAAAGTCTTTTCCCCAGAGGACAAGAAATAAAAATCGTGCTGTTTGAATACACGCGCGTTTCTGCCGGGATCAATCGCATCGATGGATTTTTTGATGCTCTTCGCAGCCGTAACCGAAAATTCGTGGTGCTAAAGCGCTATGAGTCCGTGGATCCTGTAAGTGCCTCCGACGCCGTCACCTCTATGCTGAAAGAGTTTCCTAAAAAACGCAGCATTGATTTGGTTTTCACGGTGAATGATGGCGCTGGCAATACGGTCGTCGAAAAACTTTGGAACAAAGGCAGAAAAGAAATTCTCCACGCGACCATCGACGGAGACCCTGTGGCTGTGGGTAATATCAAAGACCATCGTTTGACGGTGATCGACTCGGCTCAATTTTGTGGAGAAATGGGGCGCGAAATTGCCAGACAGGTAATTGCGTATTTTTCTGCAAAACCTGTGGTGCCGAAGTTATTAATTCCGACTTTTCCAGTGACTCGGGAAACTCTCGCTCAATTTAAAGGATGGTTGTCAGTACCGCTTGCACCGCCAAAAAGTTTTTCTGATCCGCGTTCTATTGAACCCATGGCTTCGTTAGCCAAGGACATGGGCAATGTGACGATTCGTATTGGGATGGCGGCTCACTGTCCTTATCTTTGTGATAAGGGTGGAGATCAATGGACAGGGTATGTGTATGATATTCTGAAAGACCTCGCCGCTAAGAATAAGTTTCAACTTAAAATCGTGAATCTGCGCAACAAGGACCTTACAACCGCTTTGAAAGACAAGAAGGTGGATTTCGCGGTTTTACCCAGTTATCTGGTTCGCTATCAGCCGGGATTTGAAATTGCTCTGACCAAATTGGGTGTCAGCTATACTGGTGCTCTTTTTACTCCGGGAGTAAAATTGCGATTGGTGGATAAAAACTCTTTGGAAAATATGCGTGTGGCCTTTGCCACTCTGGGACAGGAATCAGATTTCAGTCTGGATCCAGAAGAGTATAAAAAGTCGATCAAACTTGAAGGCGTGGAAGTCGCTGATAAAGTCATCAAAGTGATCGGTGAGCGTCGCGTGGATGTGGCTTTGGGAGATTACAACGTGATTCGCTACACTCTGCTACGCCGACAACTTTTGAATCTGGAGCTGCAGGCGACGTCGCTGACGGGATTTAACACTTTGAGTTTAGTTTCCAATGCCGGCGATACAGCGCACGCGGATTTGCCGATCAGACTACAGAAGTGGTTTGCCGACGCACGAAGCTCCGACAAGCTCCATAAGATCTTAATCAGATATAATCTCAATGATTGGTCAGAATTCGAATACTAG
- a CDS encoding PilZ domain-containing protein, translated as MGPVVVFKAVNNQEQRKYLFEQLTAIEGDILLKGNEDESEHVHAISMNDLGQIQCILTDGGSFKFSFNKVLTCYFRVNNEKYMFEATAIPFEGGVNLTIKDLFHLQRRKNFRYTLPTGFQADCMIATLNQQQSNTTCRLLDVSTEGCAVLLTADMPTLRLDDRVEAVIFIGERDPIPVQGFVKNLRVQGDDMVIGLEFNHIANASEFAIMSAIVEMQRSAFQKKSA; from the coding sequence ATGGGACCTGTGGTTGTTTTTAAAGCCGTCAATAATCAGGAGCAGCGAAAATATCTTTTCGAGCAACTGACTGCTATCGAAGGGGATATCCTTTTGAAAGGCAACGAAGACGAGTCTGAGCATGTGCATGCCATTTCCATGAATGACTTAGGCCAGATCCAATGCATTTTAACGGATGGCGGGAGTTTCAAATTCTCGTTCAACAAAGTGCTGACGTGCTATTTCCGCGTGAACAACGAAAAATACATGTTCGAAGCCACGGCGATTCCTTTCGAGGGCGGCGTGAACCTAACGATTAAAGACTTGTTTCATTTGCAAAGAAGAAAAAACTTCCGCTACACCCTACCGACGGGTTTCCAAGCGGATTGCATGATCGCGACTTTGAATCAACAGCAATCAAACACAACATGCCGTCTGCTGGATGTTTCCACAGAGGGTTGTGCTGTACTGCTGACAGCCGATATGCCGACTTTGCGTCTGGATGACCGTGTGGAAGCAGTTATCTTTATTGGCGAACGCGATCCCATTCCCGTGCAAGGCTTCGTCAAAAACTTGCGCGTGCAAGGCGACGACATGGTCATTGGTTTGGAATTCAATCACATCGCCAACGCCAGCGAATTCGCCATCATGAGCGCCATCGTCGAGATGCAACGCTCGGCCTTTCAAAAAAAATCCGCTTAG
- a CDS encoding BolA/IbaG family iron-sulfur metabolism protein, with protein sequence MTQEQMQKRLEETYPNCKIEIFDLTGTQDHWEVYVESSKFAGLTRIQQHQQVMACFGPELKTGEVHALSIKTKIV encoded by the coding sequence ATGACTCAAGAACAAATGCAAAAACGCCTCGAAGAGACTTACCCTAATTGTAAGATCGAGATTTTCGATCTGACTGGAACTCAAGATCATTGGGAAGTTTATGTGGAAAGCTCAAAATTCGCGGGCTTAACAAGAATCCAGCAACACCAACAAGTGATGGCTTGCTTTGGACCAGAATTGAAAACTGGTGAAGTGCACGCACTCTCCATCAAAACAAAAATCGTTTAA
- a CDS encoding LTA synthase family protein, which translates to MFGHSQRLIKIFSLILLTMLFYAVARAEFMVWNWNLFHSKSVGDIFWAFFVGMRFDLSAAFCGVAPVLLLSFFPWPVRWNPLWEKVTWGLFCLINVPFLILNLVDTEFINFVGRRFTYDTIFILNEAQGKMLNFVGSYWLLFLINTFIVAAFMLLAWKLVHRSGKVHWQNHWQAWSAHSAMVFIALAFAVVGIRGGFQRKPINFVNANVFTAPLLNNLVLNSTFTFIKSYGAKEIKHEKYFADREDMLKLLNGSRVGSSLDRQGRPAPPQNIVIIMLESFGSEYLGPVDGETRTPFLDSLMKKSLVFEHAYANGRRSIEGVAAVMAGIPALMSEPFISSHFTSNYFLGLGTLLADKKYSTSFFHGGHNGTMYFDSFMQSAGVEKYYGSTEYGNAADDDGVWGIWDEPFLQWMLTKVNGFKQPFMTSVFTLSSHQPFKVPAKYVDTFKEGRIPILKTISYTDMALEKFFTEAAKQPWFKNTLFVITADHTSLHYLPEYTNEVGDYKVPLFFYHPTYKFPKVDTNMVVQQIDILPTLLDFLKIPQKETNYMGSSIFVSGDKVAVTFNDGVYQLLANDYRLRWVLGSSEPEMFSINDRNGDKALTEPAARKAELIQKLKANIQYFNEGMWDNKLYYPTPAR; encoded by the coding sequence ATGTTTGGACATTCTCAGAGGCTTATTAAGATCTTTTCTTTGATTCTGCTTACGATGCTTTTTTATGCGGTGGCGCGGGCGGAGTTTATGGTTTGGAATTGGAATTTATTTCATTCTAAGTCGGTGGGGGATATTTTTTGGGCGTTCTTTGTGGGGATGCGTTTTGATTTGTCGGCGGCGTTTTGTGGTGTTGCGCCGGTTTTGCTTTTAAGTTTCTTTCCTTGGCCCGTTCGCTGGAATCCTTTGTGGGAGAAGGTAACTTGGGGGCTTTTCTGTTTAATCAATGTTCCGTTTTTGATTCTGAATTTGGTGGATACAGAGTTTATTAACTTTGTTGGCCGCCGCTTTACCTATGACACGATTTTTATTTTGAATGAAGCTCAAGGCAAGATGCTGAACTTTGTCGGCAGCTATTGGCTTTTGTTTTTGATCAATACGTTCATTGTCGCGGCCTTTATGCTTCTGGCATGGAAACTTGTCCATCGTTCGGGGAAAGTACACTGGCAAAATCATTGGCAAGCCTGGAGTGCCCATAGCGCGATGGTATTTATTGCGCTGGCTTTTGCTGTGGTGGGTATCCGCGGGGGATTTCAGCGTAAGCCGATCAACTTTGTGAATGCCAATGTGTTCACCGCACCTTTGTTGAACAATCTGGTTTTGAATTCCACTTTCACGTTTATCAAAAGCTATGGGGCTAAAGAAATAAAGCATGAAAAGTATTTTGCTGATCGTGAAGACATGCTGAAGCTTTTGAATGGTTCCCGGGTCGGTTCCAGTCTGGATAGACAGGGCAGACCCGCACCTCCGCAAAATATCGTCATCATCATGCTGGAAAGTTTTGGTTCGGAGTATCTGGGACCGGTGGATGGAGAAACTCGTACACCGTTTCTGGATTCTTTGATGAAAAAGTCCCTGGTATTCGAGCATGCCTACGCCAATGGACGCCGCTCGATCGAAGGTGTGGCGGCAGTCATGGCGGGCATTCCTGCTTTGATGAGCGAACCCTTTATTTCTTCTCATTTTACTTCGAATTATTTTCTGGGCTTGGGAACTTTGCTTGCGGATAAGAAATACTCCACCAGCTTTTTCCACGGTGGCCACAACGGAACGATGTACTTTGATTCTTTCATGCAAAGTGCCGGTGTTGAAAAATACTATGGTTCAACCGAATACGGAAACGCTGCCGACGATGATGGAGTGTGGGGTATCTGGGATGAGCCGTTCCTGCAGTGGATGCTGACGAAAGTAAATGGTTTTAAACAACCATTTATGACTTCTGTGTTCACGTTGAGTTCGCATCAACCGTTTAAAGTTCCAGCGAAATATGTGGATACCTTTAAAGAAGGTCGCATTCCAATTTTGAAAACCATTTCCTATACGGATATGGCGTTGGAAAAGTTTTTTACGGAAGCTGCAAAGCAGCCATGGTTCAAAAACACTTTGTTTGTGATCACAGCGGATCACACATCTTTGCATTACCTTCCGGAATACACGAATGAAGTCGGGGATTACAAAGTTCCGTTGTTCTTTTATCATCCAACATACAAATTCCCAAAAGTCGACACCAACATGGTCGTGCAGCAGATTGATATTTTACCGACGCTTTTGGATTTCTTAAAAATCCCCCAAAAAGAAACGAACTACATGGGAAGCTCTATCTTTGTTAGTGGCGACAAGGTCGCGGTGACGTTCAACGACGGCGTTTATCAGCTTTTAGCGAACGATTACCGCTTGCGCTGGGTTCTGGGTAGCAGTGAGCCCGAGATGTTTAGCATCAACGACAGAAACGGCGATAAGGCCCTGACAGAGCCCGCTGCCCGTAAGGCCGAACTGATTCAAAAACTAAAAGCTAATATTCAGTATTTCAACGAAGGCATGTGGGACAATAAATTGTATTATCCCACTCCCGCACGATAA